From Candidatus Zixiibacteriota bacterium, a single genomic window includes:
- a CDS encoding carboxypeptidase regulatory-like domain-containing protein, whose protein sequence is MTLGLFCLGVTTVSAQVAGRVVNASTETPLSGATVQVWDSYPGGSVLLSGTTNGSGAFALGDPGVGSFDVRVYRSGYYPTVVR, encoded by the coding sequence TTGACTCTGGGTCTGTTCTGCCTCGGCGTGACAACTGTGTCGGCCCAGGTCGCAGGACGCGTCGTCAATGCCAGTACGGAGACGCCGCTGTCCGGAGCCACGGTGCAAGTCTGGGACTCCTACCCCGGAGGATCGGTGTTATTGTCCGGGACGACCAACGGCAGCGGTGCATTCGCGCTGGGAGACCCGGGTGTCGGCTCATTTGATGTGCGCGTCTACAGGTCGGGGTACTATCCGACGGTCGTGCGCGA